In the Endozoicomonas sp. SCSIO W0465 genome, CTTCAATCAGATCGACAAAACGGCCATCATCAATCTCTTTACAGGCTGAACACTGACCGCAGGGGGTTGAACTGACACCCTGTTCACAATTCAGACACCTGGCAAAAATACGGGCAATGGTCGTCTTACCGACACCACGGGTACCGGTAAACAGGTAAGCATGATGAAGACGATCCTGATCCAGGGCATTAACCAGTGCCTGAAGAACATGAGACTGCCCTACCAGCTCTTTGAAAGAACGGGGTCGCCATTTGCGTGCAAGAACCTGATAGCTCATGTGAGTAGCGTCAATACCTGATGTCAGAATAAAGAGTATCTATGCTAACCAAGAAGCCTTGAAATTGCACGATCAGGAAGTGTTTAAGTTGAGTTTGGAAGTGACTTTGAAGCGATAATCCGTGAATCCGGAAAAGATGGGGGCAAACCCTGCCAGCCACACCCCGGCACATAATGTCACTACTACCGTTGCTCCCTTCCGGGCCTGGCGGGATTCGTAGCTGATTATTGCGGGGGGACCGGCAAGGTCCACCACAAAAGCCGGAACTTCGCGTCCCGATGCAGGGCATTCTGCATAAAACCCGATCTAACGTCAACTGCCAGCGTACACCTGACCATCATTTTACTGGGTAAAAAGAAAAATCAAATCCGGCTAACCGAACATCAGGCAGCACTGAGCTGATAGCCAAAGGTTTTCTTTAACCGCTCTATATAGGCCTTATCACGGCACAGTGTCTTGCCAGGACTGTCTGAAAGCTTGGCAACGGGAGCCCCATTCAACTCCGTTAATTTCAGGACAATATTGGGTGCCTGAAAGCCCATATCATTGGTGAGATAGGTACCGATCCCAAAGCTGACATTGATGTTGCCGGCAAACCACTGATGGATAGCCAACGCCTTATCGAAGTTCAGTTTGTCACTGAACACCAGATGTTTGGTGCGCGGGTCAATGCCCAGTCGGCGGTAGTGGTCAAGAGCCAGCTCTCCCCAGGCAAAAGGGTCACCGGAATCATGCCGCATCCCCTGGTAGGCATTGGCCAACTCAACATCAAAATCCTTCAGAAAGGCTTCCATACTGATCGTATCAGTCAGTGCGATACCGAGCTGGCCTTTGTATTCATCCAACCAGACCTTCAAGGCATCCTTCTGACTGGTTCGCAGGCTCTTGCCCAGCACCTGATGGGACTGCAACCACTCGTGAGCCATGGTTCCCACCGGTTTTAATCCAAGCGTTCTTGCCAGATTCAGATTGCTGGTACCCATAAAATTATCTGGCAGCCGATGCTTCAGGCTTTCCACCACATGGTAATGCCAGTTCCTTGAAAACCGCCGACGGGTACCAAAGTCAACCAGGGCAAACCCACTATCATCCGGAAGCTGATTCAGCTTCACATCAAGACGGTGCTGACCCCGGGCAACAACATCAACCTGATCGCCCTGACCATAAAAGCTGTGACCATGAAGCTCACTGATAATCGCCAGAAGAAAAATTTCGAAATGCGTTATTTCACTCCAGAGTCCTTCAACCACCAGTGACAATTGACCATTACGCTGTTCAATGGTGACCGCGCGCGGGTCAAGCCGAAAGCGTTCAAGGTACTCGATAAAATCATCAGTAATAAATGGCAGAGTAGACAGCCATTCAAGCTCTTCTGAACTCAGGCGCAGCTCACCCAGAAACCCGCACTGCCTTTTCAGCTGTTTTTTGGATACTGCCAACGGACTGTCAGTCCGGGAATGAAACTCCATACGCGCCCAGGCATCCGGATAGCGATGCACCATCGACTGCTGCATGGTGTACTTATACA is a window encoding:
- the pncB gene encoding nicotinate phosphoribosyltransferase; translation: MDSPIIPSLLDTDLYKYTMQQSMVHRYPDAWARMEFHSRTDSPLAVSKKQLKRQCGFLGELRLSSEELEWLSTLPFITDDFIEYLERFRLDPRAVTIEQRNGQLSLVVEGLWSEITHFEIFLLAIISELHGHSFYGQGDQVDVVARGQHRLDVKLNQLPDDSGFALVDFGTRRRFSRNWHYHVVESLKHRLPDNFMGTSNLNLARTLGLKPVGTMAHEWLQSHQVLGKSLRTSQKDALKVWLDEYKGQLGIALTDTISMEAFLKDFDVELANAYQGMRHDSGDPFAWGELALDHYRRLGIDPRTKHLVFSDKLNFDKALAIHQWFAGNINVSFGIGTYLTNDMGFQAPNIVLKLTELNGAPVAKLSDSPGKTLCRDKAYIERLKKTFGYQLSAA